Part of the Scylla paramamosain isolate STU-SP2022 chromosome 22, ASM3559412v1, whole genome shotgun sequence genome, GTGTTGGCTTCGTTCGCGCACTGGATGTTCCGCGGCTCTTCAGCACTGACTCCGTTAGCCACCATGTCGTACTGGAAGGCGGCGTCCCGCATGGACCGCGTGGTGGCGCCGCCTAGGGATTTGACGTGGCGCCACATCAAGTAGTTAGAGATGATTCGTGCGTTGGTCGACGACATGAGGTCAGTCATGTTGTGAATATACTGCGGCTCCTGCACGATGAGGCGCGTGGCGGCGTTCACCGTGACGCCGGCGGGGGAGAACATGTCGGAGAGGATGTGCAGCCAGTCCAGGCCGGTGTGCTTGCTTAGCTCCTCCACCGTCATGGGGTTGTACATGCGGTCGATGTCGCGCCTGTCTTCTGCCGGGGAGGTAATCTCTGCAAGTTCTTCCTCGAATTTCAGCAGGTCCTCCACGTCTTTCTTCAACTGAGCGGCATCGACGGTTTGTCCCAGCGACTTTGCGATGAGctcggcggtggtggtgatgtaggtCTTGTAGGCGGCGACGCGCTCCTCGTAGTTTTCCATTTGTACCAGCACGGAGCGGGGCATGCCCAGGGACGTCTGGTCCATGTAGATGGCCGTGGTGAAGGTGTCCTTCTGATCAGCGAACACCCACACATTCACCAAGTAGTCCGCCGCCGTCTGGACCTTACTTTCGGCCATCACGAGCTGCCAGTCAAAGGAGGACTCGTCCCATTCACTAGTGGCCATGGGCCAGCCGCCAAACTGATCTAGGAAATCTGTGAGGGGTGTTAGGCCCACTTCCTCCAGGTGCGTCTCGTTCATGCAGCTCTCGTAGAAGATCTTGGATTTGGCAATGGGATGCGGGTCGTCCGCGCCGATGGGCTCGGTCAGAATGGTGCTAAGGGCGTTAGACAGCTCCCGGTCTAGCACGTCAAACTGTGCCCAGCGGGACGAGTCGTCGGGCACCGGGTTGACATTCATCCAGCCGCCGCACGCGAACTGGTAGAAGTTGTCGCAGGGATCAACGGAGGAGTCCATGGCCTCGATGATGGAGGCGGCGGCCAGCGTGCACTCCACCGTGTtgcacacctccacctccttccccccGCTCAGAGTGCCCTTCAGCACCGGCAAGCGCGAGGACTTGGCGGGCCCCGTGGTCACCTGGACCGGGCTGGGAGGATCCTTTTTGATCTCCTGTGTCGGCGGGGGAGGCGCGTCCTTCTTGTCCTGGACGAAGACGAGCGGCTTGGCCCTGGAGAAAGTGACGCcgatcattgtgtgtgtgtgtgtgtgtgtgtgtgtgtgtgtgtgtgtgtgtgtgtgtgtgagaccacTACTTACTGTGGCATCAGCTCCGCTGGGGCCGCTAAGGAGGCAgtagaggacgaggaggaggagtaggaggaagtaGCCACGACGCCGACGAGCGCCACGCAGGCCAGCAGGGCCACGCCACACACCCCCATCAGCGCTTTCTCCAGGGCGGTTCTTCGCTGCCACACACCGCGCCGCCCCCTCCCCTGGTTCTCGGGAACTGGCGCTGCCATCTGGCCTTTGCTGATGGTGGGTAACTCAGTGTCCATGCTTGCCTGTaggagacgaggaaggaaggaaaaggttgaGGTGGGAGAAAAGGGAATAGCGGGAAGAGAAAGTCGCAGGGGTAGTCGATGGGGGCAACAAGacgagagagggggggggacagAGACATTGGTTGGGGAGATgactggtggaggagggaggtgtggTAATGTGGAAGGCAAGTgcagcacacacatacacacacacacacacacacacacctacaccacctatgaagaagccctgaccaccctgagtctgtccagactatccaccaggcaccgagaggctctggagaagtttggaaggggactattGCATcacccacgtctcagaaacatgctgccgcctgacgcgcctcgccctgtccgtgccaccagacaccacaacaagataacgctcctaaaggcgccacgcacggaccggtacagactcagtgcgattcccaccatggtgcgagccatcaatcaatagtcccttctagattagacttacttttaggattaatgttaagtatttccccaccctctctgtacattttcagtttgttaactgcctaaataataaaccgattattattattattattattattattattacacacacacacacacacacacacacacacacacacacacacacacacacacacacacacacacacacacacacacacacacacacacacacacacacacacacacacacacacgcacatattcAGTTTCAATACATTCcaaacttttctcctcctcctcctcctcctcctcctccttctcacacaCATCTCAGCCTAATTCTGAGTAAAACGTCTTACATGATTCAttggaaaatggaaaatttaCAAATATACGCTGCAGTCTTCGTTTTCTGTAgcaagtaagaaataaaaaacggACAATTTTatgaggaacaacaacaaaacgtgAAGTTGAATTATTTTCCTGAATAAAATGATAGAATTACTAAGATATATATAACGAGAAGCTTGTTTAGGGTTTGGGTGGTAACGATAACTGTGAGGGAGACGTGCGTAGCTAGGACTCAGTGATAACCTGTATAGCCTCTTGAGGTGTTATCATTATCTGTTATAATTATCTTCAATATTAGTCTCGTATCTTTACCTACTTGAGCGTTGGGTGGTTTTTGTAACTGTTCTGCTTTCTGGTGATCTCTAGTCgactgtatttttgttgttgttgttgtttttgttgttgttgttgttgttgttgttgttgttatatatatgtatatgaacTAGTGTTAGGATGAgagtgtgtaataataatactaatatatgtgtgtgtgtgtgtgtgtgtgtgtgtgtgtgtgtgtgtctctctctctctctctctctctctctctctctctctctctctctctctctctctctctctctctctctctctctctctctctctctctctctctctctcacatcacacGAAGAAATATCCCAGGGTCGTTCATAATCTTATATATGTAATGACtggttatttataaaaaaagaagataaataaacacttgAATAAATACTTGAATAAATTGTATAAGTAAGTAATAAACTGACATTATTATAGATGACTATttaaaattgttgttttttatactactactactactactactactactactactactactactactactactactactactactactactactataccaagaataacggtaataataataataataataataataataataataataatgataataataataataataataataataataataataataataataataataataataataataataataataataataataataataataacaacaacaaccaccaccaccatcaccatcaccaccaccaccgccacaaccaccaacaccaccaccactactactactactactactactactactactactactactactactactactctcattTGCATGTTTTCGCCAATTTTTGACTCCCTTCACTCGCTGTACGGATTGTGATGGCGGTAATGAGGcatgatgggtggtgatgggtggtgatagGCGCTGTTTAAAGAGGAGTGGAGATGAGGGGTCGGGGAGATTGTGGGGATAGGCAGTGGCGgggtgggtggtgagggtggtgggtaGGTAGCtttgggtagtagtagtaatagtagttgtagtagtaatcatggtggtggtggtagtggtgtagtggtattattattattgtcattattattattattattattattattattattattattattagtagtagtagtagtagtagtagtagtagtagtagtagtagaagtagtgatggcattgccTGTGGTGATAGTTGTTGATGTTATCtgttgaaagaaagagagagagagagagagaggagagagagagagagagagagagagagagagagagagagagagagagagagagagagagagagagagagagagagagagaaacaggcaatTATCTATCGCAATCTCTTATCATGTCCTAATAAACATTCCCTTTTAATCACTCCTTTTAAaaatcctcctttttttattattttacaatCAATTCCATTTTTATTACATTACACATCCTTTTTCCTGCATATATTTAGTTTTAAGagcaaaaggaaatataaagaccacatccttattattattattattattattattgttattattattatccagtCGTCGATCCACTGAGTATTTATCGAGCGAATGAAAGAGTCGTGAATAAGTCATGAATATCCAGGAAGTGACTCTGGCTCGTATTGATCCATGGAACGCTCATCGGGGTGAATAACGGGCggttgattgttgttgttgttgttgtggttgttgttattgttatggtggtggtgatggtagtggtggtggtagtggtggtgattacgtaactgtttgcttttgtgtatttgtgtgtttgtttgtttgtgggcTTCTGTTTGTGTGCTTGGTGTGACTCGTTTTGGGGAAGAGTGTGACaagttgaaggaaaagaggaagaaatcgaAGGCCTTGAGCGAGGGATTGACAcccccctccccaacacacacacacacaaacgcacccacacacactctttaCATATTACTTATTCGTTTGCTTCACGAATTACGTAAGTTACTAGCCAAGTCATAAGTATTacaagacctcctcctcctcctcctcctcctccgcctcctcctcctcctcctccttctcctcctcctcctcctcctcctcctcctcctcctcctcctcctcctcctcctcctcctcctcctcctcctcctcctcctcctcctcatttctccaCTCAAGttagtacaggtgtgtgtgtgtgtgtgtgtgtgtgtgtgtgtgtgtgtgtgtgtgcgtgtgtcaggTTAATTAGTATGGATGCCATTCACCACACTTGCTCATTATTATGATATTTGATAAGTATCGCCCCAACACTTGTCCCGCCACGCCACTCTTTGTAAGCTGTGCCGGGCTGAGATTAACTTTTGGTTCAGATTtagtgtgtatatattttgatgtgatagacacacacacacacacacacacacacacacacacacacacacacacacacacacacacacacacacacacacacacacacacacacacacacacacacacacacacacacacaggtggaaaGTGCAGTCACAAATTAGATGTAACCCTTGAGAAGTTTTaatattcactcactcactcactcactcactcactcactcactcactcactcactcactcactcatttctaTCAGCAAggagacaataatgataaaaccagaagagatgataataataaagcacTAATGCGGTTACCTtacattagaacataagaacataagaaataaggaaagctgcaagaagcgaccaggcttacacgtggcagtccctgtatgaaatatacctacctatttccacccatcatttCCATCcgtaaacccgtctaatcttctcttaaagctccctaatgtcttggcactaacaacatgattactgagacaaaaatgaagaaatgaagaaggaagtaagaaagtagaaagaataaatgagagaaaagatgataaacagGAAAGCAGGTAGAAGCACGACAGTTTTAGTAGGTTAGTGTTAGGTAGAAGTTGCATTAATAATCTAGTGTTTTCTTGGTAGGGTAGTGTTCTAGAGGAGTGGCTGCAGTAATGTGCTAGTGTTTAAACATAAGTAGTAGTTACAATGATAGTTTAGTGTTTTAAAAGGCTGGTTTTCGAAAGGAGAAGTTACAGTGGTATTCTGGTGTGTTTTAGTAGGTCACAGGGAATTTGCGTCATACTGTATTTATTACTTTATAGGTTAAAAGTACgtattttaatattttagtgttttcaaaagGTTAACTAGTTTCgcgtcttacttttttttttctccttctttaatCAATACAATATTTATATGGACTGTGATTAAGTTCTGTGCTTTAgttaagtgttttgtttgtctttcctgATGTGTTAACTGAAATACTAAGAAATTCTTGAACTTTACTTGAATGTTCctcgtgtttctttttcatggGTTGAGTGAGTGAGCATCACCGCTCATCACTCTTCAACTTGTGTGTAAAATGTGATTTAtattcatcattatcacaaGTCAAGTCAACATTAAAGTATTCATTCACCTCGGTAAGTGAAACTGAGTGAACATAAAATTATCCttgaactgtaaaaaaaaaaaaataaaaaaaaaaaaaaaaaaaaacataatagataaaatattaaATTCAAATTTTCCACATTGAGTTTAATTCTCGCATCAGATTTCAACAGCATGTGAAATTACTCTTAAACTTTGTAAGAGAAATTAAGTTAACATAAGATTACCCTTGAGTTAcatataaaagaatatataaagcatTCATATCAATTTTCTTCTGCACTGAGTTTGATTCTCGCATCATATTTCAAGAGCGCGTGGGAATACCATTAGACTTAGTAAGAGAAAGTTAGTGAACATAAAATTATccttgaactataaaaaaaaagtaaaataaataaataaacaaatacatgaagaaataaaacattcacATTAAATTTTTCAGCATTGAGTTTAATTCTCGTGTAATATTTCAAGTACGTGTGTAAATACTCTTCAGCCTTCCTAAGACGCGGGTCGTATTTAGGTTCCCCTgaacaaaacgctgaaaagttCATGACAGGAGAGGGACTCGGGAGGAAAGTTCAGGGCTTGTGGTATATTTCGTCTGTCAGGATCGATGGGTTTGACCTTTCCACTTGTTTTGTCCACGCACGCTGAGAACACCGACCTTGTAACTGCCTTCTATTCCATAACTGACTTTCTGTCCCTTTAAGTCACTTCTGTTGTGTAACGCACCTTGTTCTAGCCTTTAAATCACTTCTTTTATAACACTGGCCTTGCTCTATCCCTTTAAAACTTCTATGATAAAAACTTACTTTGTTTTGTCCCTTTAATTCCCATCTCTTATAATACTGACCTTGTTTTGTACCTTGAACTCCTTCCTATTACATCACTGACCTTCCCAGTTTAAGTGCCCTCTGTTATAACTCTGATCTTCTTGTAtccctttaatttctttctgttATACCACTAACTGTTCTGTCCCTTTAAATTCCTTCTGTTATAAAAGCTGACCTTGTTCTGTCCCTTTAAATTTCTTCTATTACACCACTGACCTTGTTCTCCCCCTTTaaattctttttattataaCGCTaaccttgttcttttctcttaaaTTCCTTTGATTAGAGCACTaaccttgttttattttccacctttaatacttctcttccttgctttccttttctctctcctcttccttctccccgtcttcctcctcctttttctctctccctcctttagtTATAACGCTAACCTCGTTCTATCTCTGTGACTCCCTCCTCCTATGGGTCTTTCCCTCTCTTAACGCCGTTCCTGTATAAACACTTGCACGTATTGAGGGATCCAAGTGTCTTTACTTCGATCGTGTGGGAAACGTAGCAGATAAACCTTAATATCGGATTCACCTAGTAAAGGAATAAGTAATGAGGATCCCGTGTGTTATTTAGTGGTGTTTGATTCTCTTTCCTTacctgtttcttgttttttttttttttttcattactaaaAAGTTGGATTCCCTTTGTCTTTTAGGGTTATTTTAAAtgcacatactactactactactactactactactactactactactactactactactactactactgctactactactaccaactgACACCATGTTACAATATAGTTTTTTGCAGTGATTTAAATACTTGGGtgaatgtaacacacacacacacacacacacacacacacacacacacacacacacacacacacacacacacacacacacacacacacacacacacacacacacacacacacacacacacacacacacagacagactcacCTCGGACGACTGTGTGTAGCCAGATCGTGCACACGTTACTTATACGCACACATATATCACACACATACCTATCTATGAGGAGACTGGggttgccatctctctctctctctctctctctctctctctctctctctctctctctctctctctctctctctctctctctctctctctctctctctctctctctctctcgcttcagtTATCTTACTGTATATTGCACTTTTTAAaataatcagtgtgtgtgtgtgtgtgtgtgtgtgtgtgtgtgtgtgtgtgtgtgtgtgtgtgtgtgtgtgtgtgtgtgtgtgtgtgtgtgtgtgtgtgtgtgtgtgtgtgtgtgtgtgtgtgtatttgcttaCCAGATAACACGCTGGGAAATACGCGGCTATCTTTTTCTGTCTTATCAAGTGTGTGTTAGTGTCTTGTTTGGGTGACTGGGGAGATACGAGTAAAAcgaagaattctctctctctctctctctctctctctctctctctctctctctctctctctctctctctctctctctctctctctctctctctctctctctctctctctctctctctct contains:
- the LOC135111738 gene encoding neprilysin-1-like isoform X2, with translation MDTELPTISKGQMAAPVPENQGRGRRGVWQRRTALEKALMGVCGVALLACVALVGVVATSSYSSSSSSTASLAAPAELMPQAKPLVFVQDKKDAPPPPTQEIKKDPPSPVQVTTGPAKSSRLPVLKGTLSGGKEVEVCNTVECTLAAASIIEAMDSSVDPCDNFYQFACGGWMNVNPVPDDSSRWAQFDVLDRELSNALSTILTEPIGADDPHPIAKSKIFYESCMNETHLEEVGLTPLTDFLDQFGGWPMATSEWDESSFDWQLVMAESKVQTAADYLVNVWVFADQKDTFTTAIYMDQTSLGMPRSVLVQMENYEERVAAYKTYITTTAELIAKSLGQTVDAAQLKKDVEDLLKFEEELAEITSPAEDRRDIDRMYNPMTVEELSKHTGLDWLHILSDMFSPAGVTVNAATRLIVQEPQYIHNMTDLMSSTNARIISNYLMWRHVKSLGGATTRSMRDAAFQYDMVANGVSAEEPRNIQCANEANTFLGMAIGTEYVKTYFSQQAKDEANAMVEDLREAFKILLEVNEWMDAETKPKAIEKANAISKFIGYPDWYGNETALETFYEGLGDMHESTYFVNVLAVEGWSAREELSDFGKPSKRDRWFSPPTIVNAYYMPEYNSITFPAGILQPPFYRSNSLMALNYGGIGQVIGHEITHGFDDQGRQNDKDGNALPWWTNETLEAFQTHAQCIVDQYGSIRLPELDDHLPNATLNGINTQGENIADNGGLREALLAYQLYVERFGEEPRLPGLTEYSPMQLFFLNNANIWCTSTTMEGLLNQVLTDPHSPAKFRVLVPMLNMKEFSEIWSCPSGSGMNPEHKCQVW
- the LOC135111738 gene encoding neprilysin-1-like isoform X1: MNHASMDTELPTISKGQMAAPVPENQGRGRRGVWQRRTALEKALMGVCGVALLACVALVGVVATSSYSSSSSSTASLAAPAELMPQAKPLVFVQDKKDAPPPPTQEIKKDPPSPVQVTTGPAKSSRLPVLKGTLSGGKEVEVCNTVECTLAAASIIEAMDSSVDPCDNFYQFACGGWMNVNPVPDDSSRWAQFDVLDRELSNALSTILTEPIGADDPHPIAKSKIFYESCMNETHLEEVGLTPLTDFLDQFGGWPMATSEWDESSFDWQLVMAESKVQTAADYLVNVWVFADQKDTFTTAIYMDQTSLGMPRSVLVQMENYEERVAAYKTYITTTAELIAKSLGQTVDAAQLKKDVEDLLKFEEELAEITSPAEDRRDIDRMYNPMTVEELSKHTGLDWLHILSDMFSPAGVTVNAATRLIVQEPQYIHNMTDLMSSTNARIISNYLMWRHVKSLGGATTRSMRDAAFQYDMVANGVSAEEPRNIQCANEANTFLGMAIGTEYVKTYFSQQAKDEANAMVEDLREAFKILLEVNEWMDAETKPKAIEKANAISKFIGYPDWYGNETALETFYEGLGDMHESTYFVNVLAVEGWSAREELSDFGKPSKRDRWFSPPTIVNAYYMPEYNSITFPAGILQPPFYRSNSLMALNYGGIGQVIGHEITHGFDDQGRQNDKDGNALPWWTNETLEAFQTHAQCIVDQYGSIRLPELDDHLPNATLNGINTQGENIADNGGLREALLAYQLYVERFGEEPRLPGLTEYSPMQLFFLNNANIWCTSTTMEGLLNQVLTDPHSPAKFRVLVPMLNMKEFSEIWSCPSGSGMNPEHKCQVW